Proteins from a genomic interval of Falco rusticolus isolate bFalRus1 chromosome 7, bFalRus1.pri, whole genome shotgun sequence:
- the ARPP19 gene encoding cAMP-regulated phosphoprotein 19, which translates to MSAESPEPASAEEQKEMEDKVISPEKVEEAKLKARYPHLGQKPGGSDFLRKRLQKGQKYFDSGDYNMAKAKMKNKQLPTAAPDKTEVTGDHIPTPQDLPQRKPSLVASKLAG; encoded by the exons ATGTCTGCCGAGAGTCCCGAGCCCGCCTCGGCCGAGGAGCAGAAG GAAATGGAGGATAAGGTGATCAGCCCAGAAAAAGTTGAAGAAGCAAAATTGAAAGCAAGATATCCTCATCTGGGCCAGAAGCCAGGAGGCTCAGACTTCTTGAGAAAGAGGCTTCAAAAAGGG caaaaatactttgattCTGGTGATTACAACATGGCTAAAGCGAAGATGAAGAATAAACAACTGCCTACTGCAGCTCCTGACAAGACAGAAGTTACTGGTGACCATATTCCTACTCCACAGGATCTTCCACAGCGGAAACCATCTCTTGTTGCTAGCAAGCTGGCTGGCTGA